GTTCTGTAAGACAGTTAATCTGCTGCCCCAGAGTAAAAGACCATCTCCAGTCCTTTGGCCTGGGCTGCTTGTACACGGACTGTGGAATCCTCTCTAATTTGCCAAATAACGTTAACTTGTATAAGGCTGCATTCTCAGGCAAACTGTTTACCTTCTCGGTTTACCTGCTATAATAATAGCGTAAAGCGTTAGCGACTTTCGTAAAACTAACCCCAGTGAGTACTACAGactgtaactagctagctaatactaACATATGTAATTGGATTAGCTAACAAGTTCGCTAATAAAACATAAGAAACATAACGTTACTTTAGATAACTTTTCGGCGCATTTAACATTAGCGAATGCAAGCCAGTTCTATAAATATCCAGCTCCTgtcaaactagctagctagccacaCAGTTCAGCCACCTGGACAATGAATCAACACTCGGCTGCCGTGATGAGGATTGCTTCGAGCCCAGACTGTCGATGCTCCCGCTTTTCTCCATAGTCGTAGTCGTACTGTAGTTAAATGTTCACAAAGTTTTCAAGTGTGTATTAACAAGGCTTAAAAGCGACAGGACATCTATATACAGCCAATTGTTTTGATTCCGTAGCTACTGACTGAAAAGTAAATCCGAGGTAAATACAGGAAGCTGCCATCTTTTCCAAGAGTTCACCAGCTATCCATGATAATAAGGGAGTGGTTTTTTTGCATAGGGATAGCGCCGCATGGCGTCATTACCGGTTATTACATATAGCCTACTATTCAAGAAAATGATGCTACATCGCGGGTAGGACTTCTAGTTGTACAGATATTTGGCTAGACATTTTCCAGGAATAGAGCTTTCTAAAGAAATGCAGAGGGACATGTTGATAAGGAAAGAAAATACACGTACTGAAGAGAATGtgtgcaaaatattttatttctgcaCAGATattagaaataaatataaatatctaGTACATGATGTTAACATGTAGATTAAGTAATTCACAGAATTATCTTTATTTTTGGGAAATAGGAAAATGCAAGCATACATCAACATAACTGCATATAgctgtttcaaaatcaaaattaATATGTATCCCGTGCaagtcacatttaaaaacaatgtccAAAAGGGGAAGGGATTAGACAGTTTTGGAGTTaggcaaacatttaaaaattctGTTGATAATGTACACGATTCTACCTAGTAGTCTTCAATACATACCTTTAACGATTTACACAAAGTTATCATGGTGAGAACCCCaaggaaaataaacacatttgaaaacagAATTGAAAGCCAATGTTTTCTTCTCTCCACTGATGTGAAATCAGTCCTGCTGTCTGCACGGTTGTCCAATACCCATTACAATGTGACCATTAAGACCATTTGGATTTCGGTACACCGGTCATTCACAACACCACACCACAACCTGTAAAATAGGTGCATTGGCAGGGGGAGGAAATACAATAATATTGATAGAGCCCCTCTCCATTTTAGGTGTGGtgtaatacaaaacataaaatctagtTGTCAGTTACTCTTGTTCGTCATGCTGTGTGCTACGGCTGGGCCAGAGCACTACTGTTAGTGTCATTGTCCTTTGTCTGTCCGTTCTGTAATTGCTCAAACTCTGCATCTAGGTAGTCCAGAGAAATGTTGTCTGGCAGCCCCTTAACGTCAAGCTTGTGAGAGACCCTACCCCACTGTTCTCTGTTGCTTGTCACACTGTCATACAACTCTGCTGACCTAGGGAACAGGTCCTTGAGGAGTCTGCagaaggatggagaggaagGCCGTGAGCAAAGTAGTCAGACAGAAGCTGTACTACAAGACCTATAATCAGCCCTTATCTACCAGATTTTGGGGTTAGTGGTCTGTCAATGGCTCACTTGTAGATGGGCATGGCAATTTGCTCCATGAATCCTGTCTGGAGCTCTGGGATGTAGGCCTTTTCCCTGTCCATCATCTCACTTGGACGGTTCCCCATAGCCTTCTCCTGCATCCAcgaaaacacaaagacacacacacacacacgtacacatacacacacaactgtaCGTGTACCAGATGGAGACAGGACAATATGATGCATGCAATGTTTaacaattaataaaacattttataaataccaGATCTCCCTGAGAAAAGAATTCTTTGTAAATGAGTCCCTGTAACAAAAACAGATTTGAgtttattgtaaaacaaaatacagcatGGAGACAGAAGCCATCTTAGGAAACGATAAAATGGCCAATAAAGGTGACAGCAAAGTTGGCTTAATAGAGGATAGACTGGGTTCTTACAGCGATCTTCCAGGTGGTCTTCCAGTCTTTGGTCTGGTCAGAGAGGTCACAGGAGGTCATGATCAAGCTCAGTAGTAGGTTATGGTGTTGAGGGTCTTTGGTGTTGTAGCCCACTGGAAGACACAACATACTGTATCATTCTAGTAAGAAATGGAAGAGGCAGAAGCAAAGCAAATGGTCACCAGTCATCAGACCCGGGCCCAGGATACACTGGGCTGCCTTACCATCTGCCATATTCTGCAGATCCTTCAGGATCCGGAGGTGATGAGCCAAGTCTGTGGCCAGGATGATATCTCTCATCAGGTCAAGGATCCTCTGGTAGTCCTAAAAACgacaaaaaaagacaacacagaaaccgaGTGAAGACACGACAACGCAAACTAGGAACAGAGGTGTCCTTGCATTGCCTTTGTTTTACCTTTCTGGAAAACTTCTCAAATATGTTGCATCCCTGGGTGTTGAGGATGGCGATCGCCTGAGCAAAGTGGTGTCTCTGGAAATGAAAGCCAATAAGCTCTGCTGATGCTGCAATTAAACTTTATATCCACTAGAGGTCAACAAATACCTAGCATGAAATCAAGTTCTGACCGTTTCCCGAAACATATAATTAACAAACCATTCAGACTTTGTGTTTTACCTCCAGCACAGATCCTTCAGAACTATACAGGCCAGCCAACACAGATTTCTGGAGAAGAGGACACAAAAGATACAATTTGTGCAATAAAAGCTAAATACAGTTTAGGATTCTGTATGTTGGTGGAATCTGGGATCTTACCGATGTCACCTGAAAGGAGTTGTTGGTCCCTCTGTGGTCTAGGTCATGACACATACAGGACACAAAGAGAGCAAGCAGCTCCATGTCACTGAAAATAGAGGACACTGCAGTGTAAGTTGAGGTGTTACTGAGTTCCACTTAACTGTAATAACCATGTTCTGAAAGGCTCATCTCTTGGTGTTCTTACTCTAGGTACTTGGAAAGCTCCAGATTCCTGCAGAGAAGGTAGCAGAAATGAGACACTGAGAATGCGTGCATCCAGTTGTGGTAAGGAGGATCTCTGTAACCTCTCTTCACCATCAGACAAAACCTGGCCAGCGTGTTCATGTTGATTTTGTAGGTGTTTATGAAGCCCATATCCTCAAACATACTGATAACGGCCTGGAAACAGGTGCGTAATGGAGAGACATGAGAAAACAGACATGATCCGCATTACAAGTGTCTTTCTCCAGGAGTGTGTGTTGTTCTCACAGAGGGTGTGCTGTCATCTGCCAGGGAGCGAGGTGTGTAGGTGAAGCTGGAGAAGCTGGGGTGGATTTCCCCTACACACTGTATCCCCACAGTCAGTAGCCGTGTCACTTCCTCATCCGACACCTGAGAGACAGAGTCAAAGGTCAGGACATTATCTGGCAAATATAACAAACAGACATCccatatgaaaaatgtaaagtattAGAATTGgccaaataatatatttcatgataaatGTACTATGTTTTACAAGTATCAAAATAAATAGTATCCTAAAATGCATCGTATTTAAGGATACAATTGTATTACATTCTGTATGGGATGATCGGTGGTCACATGTTAAAGGAGAGCTCTGATTGGATGCATTACCATCATGTGATACTTCATCATCTCATTTGCCAGCTGACTTCTAAACTGGGCTTCAGCAACCCTCTTATACAAGAGTGACTAGGTGGGGAACAGAAAGCACAGGAGCCATTTACCATGTCAGTAGTGTTGATGACAAATTCATCTTAAAGCATCAATATATGTACTCTATAAAAAAGAGCATGTTGTATGGTAATAATCAGTTCTAAGGTCTATAGGATTAGCAGAGGGGATGACTATGAACATACATGAGCAATGCTGATACCACAGTATATGGAGAAAGCTGTGGCCAAGTTTTCATCCAGGCGGGTGAACCAGGGTCCATTAGTCTTGTTGACCAGCTCAGCCACGCCAATCACTTCTGAACAGCAGAGCAACCAGGATGAGAGAGAGTTGATGTGGACCGTACAATTATCAATAGACTGACAAGAAAAAGGGAGATGAggaaatgaaaaacagacaggaagtaAGACTGTGACAGACCTCCGTGTCCGTCCTTTATGGGGAAGCAGAGGATGTTGCGCGTTTTGAAGCCTGTGCTGTCGTCCACTGCACGGTAGAACAGTGGGTGAGAGTAGGCATCTGTGATGTTGAGTATCTCCCCTGTGGTGGCTACATGGCCTGCTATGCCCTGGTCTGCAGGGATACGCAGCTCTGTCTGAGACCACAGCAATGAGGCCATCACACAGTGGAAATAAGACCCATATACAGGAAAATTGTCAAGACTCCACCATGTACAAAAGTGATGTCATCATTAACGCTGACTTTTTTTAATTTAGGGTTCaatcatttcttttttacagtaTATCAGTCAGAAGGAAATTTGCTTTAAGTGAATAAATTGCATCAGACTGGTTTGTAAGGTTCAGATGATCATCAGGCAACAATGTTGTATGATCACATGTACAGAAATATGTTCTTTTTGCCTCTGTCCCTTTAGTGCTTTAGTTATATGATTCCTGTACAACCTGTAGGCCTTGTAGAGGAAGGGAAAAAAACGTGTTCTTTAGAGGTTCTCTCACAACTCGATTTTTAAATCATGGAGTAGCAACTCTTAGTTTGGGAAGACCTGATCAATCTTGTACTGTGAAGTAGGGTGTTGGTGGGAGTGAGTTTAGGACCACGCCTCACCTCGTCATCGATAACCACTCCTCCATCAAACACCTTGGCAACCAATTCATGACTGACGACGTCCAACAGGAACACAGAACAACTGAAGAAGAGATGAATGtgtaatattcattattttatctaTTACCTTTCTCAGGATCCTTGTGATAATTTTATATAGCACTTACATTTCTGCACTGGTGAGGCTCCTGGCTTCTGCAATgatctctttcagcaggaccgAAACATCATCTGGAGATGGGGGGTAACGGTTGTTATAACAACAGAGGGTGATGCTCCACCGTGCCACAAAGCAAGGCCTGACACTTACCCAGGTGTGTGAAGAGATTTGTGGCGACCTGAAGCAGGGCCTGTATGACAACAAACAGACGGTTCGCAGGTGAGGTGATGACAAGTGTATTTATGGGATGTTTAAAGACTCTCACTAGGTCAGGGGTTGAGTTTAAAGGGGACCACAGTGAGATGTGGTCAGTGAGCCCCTTACCTGGCATTCAAACTTGAGTCTCTGTTCTTTCTGAAAGGCTAGTGTGCTGGTCAGTACTGAGGACGTGTAGCGGAAGCAGTGCTGCACTGTGTGTTCATCTGCTTCAGTGTGTCTGAAGGTTGACAAATGAATACGCACTTTACTgtgtgacacacacatgcagctaCCTAtgtacacactcatacacacacagaagtaTGCACACTTAACAACCTACATTCACCTATACCTGTCAGCGTCTATTTTGTTGAAGGCACAGGCTAGTGCCACCACTTTTGAGGTGGCTCGACATTCAACAGGGACGCACAGCATGGAGAGAACTTCAAATCCCAGAGTGCTGTTCAGCTGCTTGTGTTCCTCCTAGAGTATGGACCCAGAAAAGAGAGAGGTGTAGGGTACAGCATCAAACACATCCAAACCTGACACGGTAAGACTGCAACACTATCGACCAGGGAACATTTCAGTGGTCTTACTTCAGTGACATCTTGCAGGGAGATGCTCTGTCTCTTCTCCACAGCCTGACCAAACTGGCCGAACGTCAGCTGGAGCCCAGGCAGACAGAAAAATGCAGGCAGATATTCAGTCAAACCGTGGGTCAGACACAGTAAGAAGTGGTTGTAGGCAGAGCATGTGAGTTGAGCGGGAGCGAGCGGGGCGTGTTTTGGACGGGGGCGTGTTTTGGACAGAGCGCAGAGCGGCATTTTTAAAAGGACGGAGCGAGCGCCCTATTTCCCGCTCCGCTCAAACGCGAGTCTAAGCATGCTCAGTCGGGCCTGACCCAGAATCCATCTGTGTCTTGCAAAgtcatcaacacacagtacaacagacagtagacataatggagttcaaaaagtactttaaaaaagaaaatgaaaagtcATACAGGtgtagtattaaaataaaacgaaCCAACAATGATAATGTGGTACAAGAAAACGAATGTGGAGACATCGTTTTTGTAAGTAAAGATTCATTTTGGAATCTGAAAAGACACATCTCTCGAAAACACGAAAGTGTGCTACGTGAACACGCTGGGAAGACAGCAAAAGGTTAGCAAATTGAATACTTAACTTGTAACAAAGTttaaatatagtgtaatattcaaacaaatttgttttgtcattcaagTAGGCCTAACGGttcgttttatttaatttgtgtcgtccgtgaatttgtatttaattgagcgagaggaggagcagcagaaacaaaagaaaacagttgAGGAATTCAAAAGTTTCTTCACTGTGCGCAAAGGCCCAACAATAACaaaggaggaaaaagagagCTGGAAGtagcattttttaaaattttGTGGACTGAGCTAAAAGTGAAATCTATATGtagattattttccttttttggtgCGAGTGGGGTGCGATTTGAGTGGAGCGCGAAGCAAATGCGTTGAGCGCTGAGCGATAATGAACGGAGTGGCCTGATGTGGCTTTGAGTTGGGGAGCGGAGGGGTGAACAGTTCGGTGAGCGATGAGCTGAGATTCCCACCGCTCCACTCCGCTCATGTGCTCTGGCTATAGGAGAGCAGCTGGTAATATCAGAGGCATAGAAGAGTTGTGCTTTGGTAACTCACAGGGAAACTGATCTCCGTCTTCAGAACCTTGTGTCCGACTACCTGAGGAATAACAAAGTCATCCAACAAAGttaattttgtttctttgtttttgccaCAACTATTGCAACTTTATATTAGGATATTtcatattgtttgtgtgtttactgcATACATGTACCTGACAGGACAACTGTTGGTTATCCTCCGATACTAGAAGTAAACAGCAGCACAACGACTGAGTCTGCTTCTCCAACTGTGAAAACAGCCACACCATTGGTTCAGTCACTAACTACTATGTATCAATTGAATGTTGCAACAGGCTGTTTATGTTGGTTTCTACACTCACATAACGGATGACTTTGAGTTGGAGGGAAGCAGCGTCCAGGTCATACAGCTCTCCTACAGTAAATAGTACAAGAATCAACTTGAACCGTTCGGACCTTCATTCACTCAATACATTCTAAATCGATGTGTCTACACTGCCTTCAGAAACCTCCTTTCAATTCTATGCATTTTGTTGTGTCATAGGTttgattaaaaacaacatttcaatcaatctacaaacaataccCCATATTAACAAAGCCATATTTGTGTCAATtcgtggatcggacttgttgatccagcacatcccacagatgctcgttaggattgagatctggggaatttggaggccagggcaacatcTTGAACTATTCATAATGTTCCTccaaccattcctgaacaatgtgtgcagtgtggcagggcgcattatcctacTGTAagagaccttgacatgtgcccttgttaggagatgatcaacgttagtcgcttcacctgtgagtggtcataaagttttggctcatcagtgtatacaaCATAACACAGGTGAAATTCTCTTATCAGACTATCATACCACAAAGCCTCAGGATCTCATGGTCCAGTGATATAGGTGTCCTGTTGACTTCTGACCTCCGAGTGTGCCTTTGACCAAGCAAGTTCTGGACTCTCTTACAGGCTACAGTGACCTGTGATGGGCAATCAGAGTTGTACCAGCAAATTTCAGCTGCATTTAAAGCACAGTGCTCCTCGTCTCAGAATGTGAGCTCATTAAAGGGCTGATGGATCTGGAGAAAGAACATACAGACTCACATGTTTCTCAAGGACATCCAGGATTTGCTCCTGAGCTTTAGTAGGCTGTGCACAGCAAACCTTTTAGAATagaaaatacacatttgtaGTCATAATAATTAGACCATTGTCTAAAGTAAATTAATGTATTATCTTTTATACTGTACTTTCAGAAAAAAGCCCATGGTTACCGtggtgctcataagtttgcataccctggcagaaattgggaagtgttgacattgatttagaaaatatgactgattatggggaacatttttttttaaatttaaggatagtgatcatatgaagccatttactatcacatagttgtttggttcctttttaaaacaaaatgatgacagaaatcacccaaatggccctgatcaaaagtttacatacccttgaatgtttggccttgttacagacacaaaaggtgacacacacaggtgaaaattgcaattaaaggtgaatatcCCACACTGTtgatttttaaattgaaattagtgtctgtgtatgaataggtaataagtttgttagctctcacatggatgcactgagcaggggaGCAGAagagaactgtcaaaagacctgcgtaacaaggtaatggaactttataaagatggaaaattatataaaaagacatccaaagccttgcaaatgttgatcagtactgttcaatcacttattaaaaagtggaaaattctcttgattccaagccaaggtcaggtagaccaagaaagatttcagccaaaactgccagaagaattgttcaggatacaaagaaaaacccacaggtaacctcaggagaaatacaggctgctctggaaaaagacagtgtggttgtttcaaggagcacaatacgacgatgcttgaacaaaaatgatggtcgagttgccaaaaagaagcctttactgcgccagtgccacataaaagcctggttacaatatgcccgacaacaccttggtCCGGTGATATAGGTGTCCTGTTGACTTCTGACCTCCGAGTGTGCCTTTGACCAAGCAAGTTCTGGACTCTCTTACAGGCTACAGTGACCTGTGATGGGCAATTAGAGTTGTACCAGCAAATTTCAGCTGCATTTAAAGCACAGTGCTCCTCGTCTCAGAATGTGAGCTCATTAAAGGGCTGATGGATCTGGAGAAAGAACATACAGACTCACATGTTTCTCAAGGACATCCAGGATTTGCTCCTGAGCTTTAGTAGGCTCACAGCTTCTGTTCTAAAgacatggggaatcttgtgaaaattgatggcaagatgaatgcagcattttatcagaaagtactggcagacaatttgcattcttctgcatgggaagctcttggactttccagcacgacaatgaccctaagcacaaggccaagttgactctccagtggttacagcagaaaaaggtgaaggttctagagtggccatcagtctcctaaccttaatatcatcgagccactctggggagatctcagggggcaatacacagtattaagaactaagatTTGAGTGGAGCGTGAAGCAAATGCATTGAGCGCTGAGCGATAATGAGCGGAGTGGCTTGATGTGGCTTTGAGCGTGGGAGCGGAGGGGTGAACAGTTCCGTGAGTGATGAGCTGAGATTCCCACCGCTCCACTCCGCTCATGTGCTCtgaagggtatgcaaacttttgagcacaaccaTACATTACATTGTGGCCTGCGGTAAGATTTGGATATCAGCCTTAACTGGTTCCTTTCCCAGgaatgatgtttgtgtgtgtgtgtgtgtgtgtggggggggggtgacggtGACTCTTTTGCATCTGTTCTGGATCAAGATTCTTTTCAAGATTTTGTTAGCAGCCTTAAATGGTTTGCTTTCTGGGAATGTCGAGGGGGGAGAACTGTGTTGCGTCCCATTGAGTATCAAGCTGTAGTGTGAATTGATGGATGTGTCAGGaagattatctctgcaaagccTGAAAACAGGCCTTTTCTCCTCCCAGATGCATTTCTCAGCTCTCTCTATAAAAGACTGGTGTGACCCTCTCTT
This genomic window from Esox lucius isolate fEsoLuc1 chromosome 7, fEsoLuc1.pri, whole genome shotgun sequence contains:
- the LOC105025987 gene encoding cGMP-dependent 3',5'-cyclic phosphodiesterase, coding for MGQACGNSLLCRTQQFRPSTPAEMGGERKVFPPVEESGAYSHCLQGVLLRLASVTDSSSLRDAIREAFHAVCSDVDSTYVYLLDEDTGHFWCEDPPHELQKEGRIRDIIFQQRRVLCEEFPSSDLLEQQRERLTGHLHQDKRVLIIPILEQDQGGATALIVVCCAQPTKAQEQILDVLEKHVTVACKRVQNLLGQRHTRRSEVNRTPISLDHEILRLCGELYDLDAASLQLKVIRYLEKQTQSLCCCLLLVSEDNQQLSCQVVGHKVLKTEISFPLTFGQFGQAVEKRQSISLQDVTEEEHKQLNSTLGFEVLSMLCVPVECRATSKVVALACAFNKIDADRHTEADEHTVQHCFRYTSSVLTSTLAFQKEQRLKFECQALLQVATNLFTHLDDVSVLLKEIIAEARSLTSAEICSVFLLDVVSHELVAKVFDGGVVIDDETELRIPADQGIAGHVATTGEILNITDAYSHPLFYRAVDDSTGFKTRNILCFPIKDGHGEVIGVAELVNKTNGPWFTRLDENLATAFSIYCGISIAHSLLYKRVAEAQFRSQLANEMMKYHMMVSDEEVTRLLTVGIQCVGEIHPSFSSFTYTPRSLADDSTPSAVISMFEDMGFINTYKINMNTLARFCLMVKRGYRDPPYHNWMHAFSVSHFCYLLCRNLELSKYLDDMELLALFVSCMCHDLDHRGTNNSFQVTSKSVLAGLYSSEGSVLERHHFAQAIAILNTQGCNIFEKFSRKDYQRILDLMRDIILATDLAHHLRILKDLQNMADVGYNTKDPQHHNLLLSLIMTSCDLSDQTKDWKTTWKIAGLIYKEFFSQGDLEKAMGNRPSEMMDREKAYIPELQTGFMEQIAMPIYKLLKDLFPRSAELYDSVTSNREQWGRVSHKLDVKGLPDNISLDYLDAEFEQLQNGQTKDNDTNSSALAQP